The following are encoded in a window of Platichthys flesus chromosome 19, fPlaFle2.1, whole genome shotgun sequence genomic DNA:
- the kdm2bb gene encoding lysine (K)-specific demethylase 2Bb, with the protein MADPAETCPESGRRLRSICRRMYDENEDPSDVEEITNIRGFSVEEKLVSDRYSANFVHLMEGKDFTYEYVQREALRIPLIFKEKDGLGIRMPDPEFTVSEIKGLVGSRRSVDVMDVSTQKGSEMTMAQFVRYYETPEEERDKLFNVISLEFSHTKLENLIKRPTVVDQVDWVDNMWPPDLKHSQTEATNVISEMKYPKVQRYCLMSVKGCYTDFHIDFGGTSVWYHLFKGQKVFWLVPPTLHNLALFEDWVLSGKQSDIFLGDRADGCQRVELKQGYTFFIPSGWIHAVYTPEDTLVFGGNILHSFNIPMQLTIHEIENRTKVHSKFRFPFYYEICWYVLERYLHCLTKRSYLSLEVRKEPALIDYETKANTESPSSDSRSQDMNEDSCENQAREDQGEKADRAALDGPCSPDHGRGQHLKAVLSIDSEDSCNPGSTSLDFPKTPLDSPVSESPNKWTHLTEFELSGLRKLVEKLESLPENKKCVPEGIENPQALLDDIKLVLKEHADDDPKLAITGLPVVLWPKKTVKPRPPNRPKPKMAASPASAVKLSASRGTSGARRRRTRCRKCEACLRTECGECHFCKDMKKFGGPGRMKQSCIMRQCIAPVLPHTAVCLVCGEAGKEDTVEDEEEKFNLMLMECSICNEIVHPNCLKVKDSNGVVNDELPNCWECPKCNHAGKTGKQKRGPGFKYASNLPGSLLKETRLIRDSKEEPDSPLVATATVTALTTTSAVKRKAEREDVLKRNDEEPPKKRPPLLTLDGSPRPRLEDNPLRKKRKLFDTNDEPVIVKKKKKLLKPDDPLTQKLLRQIKTERVHGDEEYDDREGDGFCLDRIYRKEKNEYGNEDQEEDELEEEKLKKERDGRENKAKVMLNPLLRTSAVRESDHSSSNSPRAGPSSESGEAQEKSSTQTRSRHQRRRLPNKELSKEFNQEVLQPEDRLSNQNLGSVKSEDSPANHNRRPVKNEDSLSNQNRKPLKTEDSTTNQSRRALKMEEGVVSQNRRPLKAEDCLTNQNHRPIKSEPENEADDQKARWPLNNGSGDLGDWLRHRGREVNGTPRGHSPLGWNRTAPITPMCPRPLPCRSPPKCVQMERHVIRPPPISPPPDRLPLSDGEAHVMRREVWMTVFGHLTHRDLCVCMRVCRTWNRWCCDKRLWKRINLNRCKSITPLMLSGIIRRQPVALDLSWTNISKKQLSWLINRLPGLRVLLLSGCSWVAVSALCTSSCPLLRTLDVQWVEGLKDAQMRDLLSPPTDNRPGQLDNRSKLRNVEDLRLAGLDVTDTSLRLIIRYMPSLSKLDLSYCNHVTDQSVNTLTAAGTTTRDSLTDINLSVCNRVTDQSLTYFKRCGSICHIDLRYCKQVTKEGCDQFVAEMSVSVQFQLIEEKLLQKIS; encoded by the exons ATGGCGGACCCCGCGGAGACGTGCCCTGAATCCGGACGCAGGCTG CGCTCCATCTGCCGGAGGATGTATGATGAGAACGAGGACCCGTCCGATGTGGAGGAGATCACCAACATCCGAGGGTTCAGCGTGGAGGAGAAGCTCGTCAGTGACAGATACAGCGCGAACTTCGTCCACTTGATGGAGGGAAAAG ACTTCACTTATGAATATGTGCAAAGGGAGGCTCTCAGGATCCCGCTCATTttcaaagagaaagatggacTTGGCATCAG AATGCCCGATCCAGAATTTACAGTCAGTGAAATCAAAGGTCTAGTTG GGAGTCGTCGGTCTGTGGATGTCATGGACGTGAGCACTCAGAAAGGCTCTGAAATGACCATGGCTCAGTTTGTCCGATATTACGAGACACCAGAGGAAGAGCGGGACAAACTCTTCAATGTCATCAGCCTCGAATTCAGCCACACCAAGCTGGAGAACCTCATCAAGCGGCCCACGGTG GTGGATCAAGTGGACTGGGTGGACAACATGTGGCCTCCGGATCTGAAACACAGCCAAACAGAGGCCACCAATGTCATCTCCGAGATGAAGTACCCCAAAGTGCAAAG GTACTGTTTGATGAGTGTGAAGGGCTGCTACACAGATTTCCACATCGACTTCGGGGGCACTTCGGTTTGGTATCATCTTTTCAAGGGACAGAAA GTGTTCTGGCTGGTGCCTCCCACGCTTCATAACCTTGCCCTGTTCGAGGACTGGGTCCTGTCTGGCAAGCAGAGCGATATCTTCCTGGGAGACCGAGCGGACGGATGCCAGAGAGTGGAGCTTAAGCAAGGATACACCTTCTTCATCCCTTCTG GTTGGATTCATGCTGTCTACACTCCCGAGGACACACTGGTGTTCGGAGGCAACATTCTGCACAGCTTCAACATCCCAATGCAGCTTACCATCCATGAGATAGAGAATAGGACCAAG gtTCACTCCAAGTTCCGTTTCCCCTTCTACTACGAGATATGCTGGTACGTCCTGGAGAGATACCTGCACTGCCTGACCAAGCGCTCCTACCTCTCTCTGGAGGTCCGTAAAGAGCCTGCGCTGATTG ACTACGAGACGAAGGCGAACACGGAGAGCCCGTCCTCCGACTCGAGGAGCCAGGACATGAACGAGGACTCGTGCGAGAATCAAGCGAGGGAGGACCAGGGTGAGAAAGCAGACAGGGCCGCCCTCGATGGCCCCTGCTCTCCTGACCACGGGAGGGGCCAACACCTCAAAGCTGTTTTATCGATTGACTCCGAGGACAGCTGTAATCCGGGCTCCACTTCTCTAGATTTCCCCAAAACCCCCTTGGACTCTCCGGTGTCCGAGTCTCCGAATAAATGGACTCATTTGACAGAGTTTGAACTGAGCGGACTGAGGAAGCTGGTTGAGAAGCTGGAGTCACTGCCCgaaaacaagaagtgtgtcCCAGAGGGAATAGAGAACCCACAAGCCCTGCTGGACGACATCAag CTTGTTTTAAAAGAACATGCTGATGACGACCCGAAGTTAGCGATCACTGGACTTCCTGTGGTGTTGTGGCCTAAGAAAACCGTAAAG CCCCGGCCTCCCAATCGGCCGAAACCCAAGATGGCAGCCTCCCCTGCCTCTGCAGTCAAGCTGTCAGCCAGTCGGGGAACATCTGGTGCCAGGAGAAGACGGACCCGCTGTCGGAAGTGTGAGGCGTGCCTGCGGACGGAGTGCGGGGAGTGTCACTTCTGTAAAGACATGAAGAAGTTTGGTGGACCGGGACGCATGAAACAGTCCTGCATCATGAGGCAGTGCATCGCA CCTGTCCTTCCCCACACAGcagtgtgtctggtgtgtggaGAGGCAGGGAAGGAGGACACtgtggaggacgaggaagaaaaGTTCAACCTCATGCTCATGGAGTGCTCCATCTGCAATGAGATCGTTCATCCCAACTGTCTCAAG GTAAAAGATTCCAATGGAGTCGTCAATGATGAGTTGCCAAACTGCTGGGAGTGTCCGAAGTGCAACCATGCGGGGAAAACAGGGAAA CAAAAAAGGGGGCCAGGGTTCAAGTACGCATCAAACCTTCCCGGCTCGCTGCTTAAAGAAACACGGTTAATCCGGGATTCAAAGGAGGAGCCCGACTCTCCCCTGGTGGCTACCGCAACGGTTACTGCGCTGACGACCACGTCTGCTGTGAAGAGGAAGGCAGAGCGGGAAGACGTCCTCAAGAGGAACGATGAAGAGCCCCCGAAAAAACGGCCCCCTTTGTTGACTCTGGATGGTTCGCCCCGACCAAGGCTGGAGGACAACCCACtaaggaaaaagaggaaacttTTCGACACCAATGATGAACCTGTGATTGTAAAAAAGAAG aAGAAACTTTTGAAACCGGATGATCCCCTGACTCAGAAGCTCCTGCGTCAAATCAAGACTGAGAGGGTTCACGGTGATGAGGAATATGACGATCGTGAAGGAGATGGATTCTGCTTGGACAGGATTTATCGAAAGGAGAAAAACGAGTACGGTAACGAGGACCAAGAGGAAGATGAGTTGGAAGAGGAGAAGcttaagaaagagagagacggtAGAGAGAACAAAGCCAAGGTCATGTTAAATCCACTGCTGAGAACATCTGCGGTCAGAGAAAGTGACCACTCCTCCTCCAACTCTCCACGAGCTGGACCGAGTAGCGAATCAGGAGAAGCTCAGGAGAAGAGCTCCACTCAGACTAGATCTCGCCATCAGCGGCGGCGGCTTCCCAACAAAGAGCTGAGCAAAGAGTTCAACCAGGAGGTTCTCCAACCCGAAGACCGTCTGAGCAACCAGAACCTTGGTTCAGTGAAGTCAGAGGACAGTCCAGCCAATCACAATCGGCGACCAGTAAAGAATGAGGATTCTTTGTCCAATCAGAACCGTAAACCACTAAAAACAGAGGACTCAACCACCAACCAGAGCCGCAGGGCCCTGAAAATGGAGGAGGGTGTGGTCAGTCAAAACAGACGGCCACTGAAAGCGGAGGACTGCTTGACCAATCAAAACCACAGGCCAATCAAATCTGAGCCCGAGAACGAAGCAGATGACCAGAAGGCTCGATGGCCTCTCAACAACGGCAGCGGCGACCTGGGTGACTGGCTGCGGCATCGGGGGCGGGAGGTGAACGGGACGCCACGTGGCCACTCGCCCCTCGGCTGGAACCGGACCGCACCCATCACGCCCATGTGCCCCCGACCACTCCCCTGCAGGTCGCCGCCCAAATGCGTTCAAATGGAGCGCCATGTGATCCGCCCTCCTCCCATCAGCCCCCCACCTGACCGGCTGCCGCTGAGCGACGGCGAAGCCCACGTGATGCGACGGGAGGTGTGGATGACGGTGTTCGGTCACCTGACCCACAGGGACCTCTGCGTGTGCATGCGCGTCTGCCGGACCTGGAACAGATG GTGCTGTGACAAGCGGCTCTGGAAGCGCATCAATCTGAACCGATGTAAGTCCATCACACCCCTCATGCTGAGCGGCATCATCCGGAGACAGCCAGTCGCTCTGGACCTCAGCTGGACCAACATCTCCAAGAAGCAGCTCAGCTGGCTGATCAACAGGCTGCCAG GTCTgcgtgtgctgctgctgtcaggatGCTCCTGGGTGGCCGTCTCTGCTCTCTGCACCTCCAGCTGTCCTCTCCTGCGAACTCTGGATGTCCAGTGGGTGGAGGGACTGAAAGACGCCCAGATGAGGGACCTGCTGTCGCCCCCCACTGATAACAGGCCAG
- the orai1b gene encoding calcium release-activated calcium channel protein 1, protein MAGPRTQRHDMSLNEHSLQALSWRKLYLSRAKLKASSRTSALLSGFAMVAMVEVQLDNSYPYPPALLIAFSACTTVLVAVHLFALMVSTCILPNIEAVSNVHNLNSVKESPHERMHRHIELAWAFSTVIGTLLFLAEVVLLCWVKFLPIKPLKSSNNTVSSGVAAAITSTSIMVPFGLVFIVFAVHFYRSLVSHKTDRQFQELEELSNLTRLQNELDNRGDPSILQSPSSHYP, encoded by the exons ATGGCCGGTCCCCGGACACAAAGACACGACATGAGCCTGAACGAGCACTCGCTGCAGGCTCTGTCCTGGAGGAAGCTGTATCTGAGTCGGGCTAAACTCAAAGCTTCCAGCCGGACATCAGCTCTGCTCTCCGGATTTGCCATG gttGCTATGGTAGAAGTGCAGCTGGACAACAGCTACCCCTACCCCCCTGCCCTCCTCATTGCCTTCAGTGCCTGCACCACCGTCCTCGTGGCTGTCCACCTCTTCGCTCTGATGGTCAGCACCTGCATCCTGCCCAACATCGAGGCGGTCAGCAACGTCCACAACCTCAACTCGGTGAAGGAGTCTCCACACGAGCGGATGCACCGACACATCGAACTGGCCTGGGCCTTCTCCACAGTCATCGGTACTCTGCTCTTCCTGGCCGAGGTGGTTCTCCTCTGCTGGGTCAAATTCCTGCCCATCAAGCCCCTCAAGTCCAGCAATAATACAGTGTCGTCCGGCGTCGCTGCTGCgatcacctccacctccatcatGGTCCCCTTTGGTTTGGTCTTCATAGTCTTTGCTGTGCACTTCTACCGCTCCTTGGTCAGCCACAAGACTGACAGACAGtttcaggagctggaggagttaTCAAACCTCACCAGGCTTCAGAACGAGCTGGACAACAGAGGGGACCCTTCCATCTTGCAGTCTCCAAGCTCACATTACCCATAG
- the morn3 gene encoding MORN repeat-containing protein 3, giving the protein MPLVKTSQKTLSLSKLLDMKSQKCGLRHTVFSANGNEYTGEWQDNNKHGTGIQVWKKSGAIYEGEWRFGKQDGYGTYSVLQPETKKYERKYFGDWKNGKKHGYGKYLYSNSAVYEGEWSEDHRSGWGRMCYENGDVYEGEWMGDKSHGQGIIRFANGNWYEGAWQDGMKNGNGKFNYSDKGRLYEGFWVDGVAKCGTLSERDVTPTPSKYQIPQIQLVDMELVLREAQSTYADHY; this is encoded by the exons ATGCCGTTGGTCAAAACATCTCAGAAGACACTGTCACTTTCGAAACTGTTGGATATGAAGTCACAGAAATGTGGACTGCGGCACACAGTTTTCTCGGCCAATGGGAATGAATACACTGGGGAGTGGCAGGACAACAACAAGCACG GAACGGGAATTCAAGTTTGGAAGAAGTCTGGTGCTATTTATGAAGGAGAGTGGAGATTTGGAAAACAGGATGGATACGGCACTTACAGtgtactgcagccagaaacAAAGAAGTATGAGAGGAAGTACTTTGGAGATtggaaaaatggaaagaaacaT GGGTACGGGAAATACTTGTATAGTAATTCTGCTGTTTATGAGGGGGAGTGGAGTGAGGACCATCGGAGCGGCTGGGGGAGAATGTGTTACGAGAATGGAGATGTCTACGAGGGAGAATGGATGGGGGATAAGAGCCATGGACAGGGCATCATAAGATTTG CAAATGGAAACTGGTATGAAGGCGCGTGGCAAGATGGCATGAAGAACGGTAATGGAAAGTTCAACTATTCTGATAAAGGCAGACTTTATGAAGGCTTTTGGGTGGATGGCGTAGCAAAATGTGGGACCCTGTCGGAGAGGGATGTAACACCAACTCCGAGCAAGTATCAAATTCCACAG ATCCAGCTGGTGGACATGGAGTTGGTTTTGAGGGAAGCCCAGTCAACCTACGCTGATCACTATTGA
- the tmem120b gene encoding transmembrane protein 120B, whose product MRLAAHLKAASARVTRREASRPPLHRSGCSAMSKPKFQTEWEEIDEEHQQLQESHKVYRHKLEELTNLQITCSSSISKQRKSLKDLRYSLSKCAKTCDEKELKLIADIKTQIKDKENVFFDMEAYLPKRNGLYLNLVLGNVNVTLLSNQAKFAYKDEYEKFKLYMTIILMFGAITCLFVLNYRVTDEIFNFLLVWYYCTLTIRESILMSNGSRIKGWWVSHHYVSTFLSGVMLTWPEGAMYQMFRSQFLAFSIYQSFVQFLQYYYQSGCLYRLRALGERNQLDLTVEGFQSWMWRGLTFLLPCLFFGHFWQLYNSVTLFRLAGHEDCKEWQVFMLALTFLILFLGNFLTTVKVVHQKIQQNQEKGQKTD is encoded by the exons ATGCGCCTTGCAGCCCATTTAAAAGCAGCGTCTGCTCGAGTGACCCGGAGAGAAGCATCCCGTCCTCCCCTCCACCGCAGCGGCTGCAGCGCCATGTCCAAACCCAAGTTCCAGACGGAGTGGGAGGAGATCGACGAGGAGCACCAGCAACTACAG GAAAGTCACAAAGTATACAGACACAAACTTGAGGAGCTCACCAATCTTCAGATAACgtgcagcagctccatcagTAAACAGAGGAAAAGCCTGAAGGACCTGAGGTACAGCTTGAGCAA ATGTGCGAAAACGTGTGACGAGAAAGAACTGAAGCTGATCGCGGAcatcaaaacacaaatcaaagataaagaaaatgtcttttttgATATGGAGGCATATTTGCCAAAGAGGAACGG ACTGTACCTCAATTTGGTCCTGGGCAACGTGAACGTAACACTTCTCAGCAACCAGGCAAA ATTTGCTTACAAAGATGAATATGAGAAGTTCAAGCTTTACATGACGATAATCCTGATGTTTGGAGCCATAACCTGCCTCTTCGTTCTCAACTATCG TGTCACTGATGAAATCTTCAACTTTTTGCTGGTGTGGTACTACTGCACCCTGACCATAAGGGAGAGCATCCTCATGAGCAATGGCTCCAG AATCAAAGGTTGGTGGGTGTCTCACCATTATGTGTCCACCTTTCTGTCTGGTGTAATGCTGACCTG GCCGGAGGGGGCCATGTATCAGATGTTCAGAAGCCAGTTTCTTGCTTTCTCTATATATCAGA GCTTTGTTCAGTTCCTCCAATATTACTACCAGAGCGGCTGCTTGTACCGGCTGCGAGCCCTGGGAGAGAGGAATCAGCTGGACCTCACAGTGG agggaTTCCAGTCCTGGATGTGGAGAGGCCTCACGTTTCTTTTGCCATGCCTCTTTTTTGGTCAT TTTTGGCAGCTGTACAACTCGGTGACCCTGTTTCGCTTGGCAGGACATGAAGACTGTAAAGAGTGGCAG GTGTTTATGTTGGCGTTGACGTTTCTCATACTGTTCCTGGGAAACTTTCTCACCACTGTAAAAGTTGTCCACCAGAAAATCCAGCAAAACCAGGAAAAGGGACAAAAAACTGACTGA